The Malus domestica chromosome 08, GDT2T_hap1 genomic interval AGAAGGGgaaggggaagagagagatcCATGGCACACTGAATAGTCACACACAactggaagagagagagggagagagtccTGGAGCGAGAGAGGGACCATAGGAAAAATGGGGAAGGGTCCCTTCTCTTTCAAGCGTAGCAGCAACAGCATACGACGCCGCCCCAAGAAGTTCATTGGCCCTCCTTCTACTGTTTTTCCCTCTCCGCCTCAGCCGATTCGGTCTCCTTCGCCCTCCAACAATGTTAATATTAGCAATACCAATACCAATAGTCTGAGTGCAGTTGTTGCTGGCGGCGCCGGCGGTGGCGtgaaggggaagaagaaggcAGGAGCCAGGCTTTGGATGCGATTTGACCGCTTCGGCGTGTCAGAGCTCGTCGAGTGCGACAAGAACGCTATCATTCGACGCACGGCCATTCCCGCCCGGGACTTGAGGATTCTCGGCCCTGTCTTCTCCCTTTCATCCAGCATCCTTGGTACTCCTACATATTTTATTAAGTTATGCACCTacattagggttagggttttgcaATCATCCTACTTTATATGTTAACTCCCTtctgggttttgcaaattttattACTTTATATGTTAGTTCACTCGTTCTCCTTTGAACAATGCCTTTCTGAGTtatactacttatgaatacaaCTTTAATGCATGTTATCTTATAGAAAGTATTCTCTGCATGAGTTGCTAGTGTTTTAATTATAAACTGTGTGTGCCATAGTAGACCATGATAAATATGTATTCCTCATTTCAATTGCAGCCAGGGAGAAGGCCATGGTGGTTAATTTAGAGTTTATAAAGGCTATAGTTACAGCCGAAGAGGTTTTGTTGCTTGATCCTCTTCGGCAGGAGGTTATTCCATTTGCAGATCAGCTAAGGCAACAACTTCCTCAGAAAAGCCAATCCAGGATACAAGAAGCAAGTCCACTCGGTGAAGAAGATAATGGAATGGATGTTTCAACCGGAAGGCAACGGTTACCTGTTCCCGAGGCCGTTGAAGGTTTGCAGTGTGATCTCCCATTTGAGTTTCAGGTTCTGGAGGTTGCATTAGAAGTTGTCTGTACATATTTGGATTCTAGTGTGGCAGACCTTGAGAGAGAAGCCTACCCTGTGTTAGATGAACTGGCCAGAAATGTTAGCACCAAAAACCTTGAACTCGTGAGGATTTTGAAAAGCAATCTTACCCGTTTGCTTGCACGTGTCCAGAAGGTATGTTTGCTTAATCCTACCTCATGAGTCATTGTTCCCTATATTTGTTCAGATGATTTGCAATGCTGTTTCTTTAGATGATTTGCTGTGCTGTATCTGATTTCAATCCTTTCCGGCATCATTAACCTGACCCTACTTGGAGTTAAAATGTTTGTCGATTCATAGTTTTtgtgatcaattttttttcttaaacttaaaaatgtttttggagcACTGTGGCACcttaataatttaaaactatCAAATATTAATACAAAGCAGTAAATATTGACATAAATAAACCCTAGTTAAGTGCCTCCACACAATCTGCTTCAAGAATGTTTTCTAATGTTTCATGAATTAGGAATTGAAACACACAGATACATCAATATGTAAAGATTGTGATTTGCTGTGGTTGCACTTGCTCCTGGAATAATTGGAAGCTTTGGACCTCTTGTGATTCCCAGTCGGAACTAATTTCACTATCATCGGTACATGAGGAATGTCATTTAGAATCCAGTTAGTTGCGCACGTTAAGCATGATTGGTTATTGTGTTAATCTGTCCTTGAATATTGCTCATGTTCTTATTGTGTTCATTGGACGTAGTTGCGGGAGTATATTGATGACACGGAGGATTATGTCAACATACGACTTGACAACCAACGAAATGAACTCATTCAGTTCCAGTTGACATTGAGCATTGCATCGTTTGCGATATCAGTGGAGACTGCGATAGCTGGGGTATTTGGTTTTAACATCCACTGTACAATATTTGACGTTAATGGGATATTTGTGCGGTTTGTTGCGGGTTTGGTAGCATTTGCCCTGGCTATCTTCTTTCTCATCTACGGGTATGCGAGGTGGAAGAAGCTGCTTGGTACATGAGTCGAGCCTGTCATCTGTTGTAGATAGTGATAGATTCACAAACTGATTTACGAACCCTAAACCAATGACTTTGTAAATAAGCTTGTCGTTGCAGATGTTGTATGAGCACAAGGAGTTTGTTAGGGACTCCTAAAAGTCTTCCCTTGCTCAATATCATTTGTACCTCTAAGTAAGGAACATCTTGTGGGGCCCAATCTACAATGGATTTTGGCGGTTGGGccgtttagggtttagggttaaggATATGTGAACTATGTTTCGTTGTTGAAAGAAGAGTAAGTGTTGCTGAAGGGCTAGattggtattgatgtgctttttaaaaaaaataattgtttatGCTATGTTGTTTGAATAAATaactgtaaaataaaagttgttgagtgtttggtaaataattttttttgtaaaagtgtttttaacaaaaataaagagTGTTTGGttaacttttatataaattgttgtgcataatatgttaaatgactaaaaa includes:
- the LOC114826382 gene encoding magnesium transporter MRS2-4-like isoform X2 gives rise to the protein MGKGPFSFKRSSNSIRRRPKKFIGPPSTVFPSPPQPIRSPSPSNNVNISNTNTNSLSAVVAGGAGGGVKGKKKAGARLWMRFDRFGVSELVECDKNAIIRRTAIPARDLRILGPVFSLSSSILAREKAMVVNLEFIKAIVTAEEVLLLDPLRQEVIPFADQLRQQLPQKSQSRIQEASPLGEEDNGMDVSTGRQRLPVPEAVEGLQCDLPFEFQVLEVALEVVCTYLDSSVADLEREAYPVLDELARNVSTKNLELVRILKSNLTRLLARVQKLREYIDDTEDYVNIRLDNQRNELIQFQLTLSIASFAISVETAIAGVFGFNIHCTIFDVNGIFVRFVAGLVAFALAIFFLIYGYARWKKLLGT
- the LOC114826382 gene encoding magnesium transporter MRS2-4-like isoform X1 — translated: MGKGPFSFKRSSSSVRRRPKKLIGTPPSHFPSPPQPIRSPPPSNSVNVNNTNTNNNSLSAVVAGDVGGGVKGKKKAGGARLWMRFDRFGVSELVECDKNAIIRRAAIPARDLRILGPVFSQSSSILAREKAMVVNLEFIKAIVTAEEVLLLDPLRQEVIPFADQLRQQLPQKSQSRIQEASPLGEEDNGMDVSTGRQRLPVPEAVEGLQCDLPFEFQVLEVALEVVCTYLDSSVADLEREAYPVLDELARNVSTKNLELVRILKSNLTRLLARVQKLREYIDDTEDYVNIRLDNQRNELIQFQLTLSIASFAISVETAIAGVFGFNIHCTIFDVNGIFVRFVAGLVAFALAIFFLIYGYARWKKLLGT